The region GGCTGATCCACTACCTTCGGTGAGCATCTTTGCACAGGCTGTCCAGAGGTTGGGGTACGCGGTGAGCGATCTTGATGGGGAATGGGCCGTACAGAGCAACCGGCGTCCGGTGGGGATCGTCGGCGCGGGACCGGCCGGACTGACCTTGGGGAACCTGCTCCAGCAGGCCGGGATCCCCTGCGTGGTGCTGGAGCGGGGCACCCGCGAGCACGTCGAGACGCGCCCCCGCGCGGGAGTCATCGAGCACCGGGCCGTCCGGATGCTGGACGACCACGGCCTGGCCGACCGGCTGCTGGCCGAGGCCGACCGGCACGGGGCGTGCGAGTTCCGGGTCAACGGGCGGGCCTACGAGGTGGACTACTCGTCGCTCTACGACGGGCAGACGCACTACGTCTACCCCCAGCAGGAGGTCGTCAAGGACCTGGTGGGCGCGTACGTGGCGGGCGGCGGTGACGTCCGGTTCAGCGTCACCGACGTCGAGCTGCACGACATCGAGAGCGGCGAGCCGTCGCTGACCTGGACCTCCGCCGACGGCCGCGCGGAGCGGCTGGACTGCTCGTTCATCGCCGGCGCCGACGGCTTCCACGGGGTGACCCGGCGCAGCATCCCCGCCGGGGCCATCCAGGAGTTCTCCCACCAGCACGGGATCGAGTGGCTGTCGATCCTGGCCGAGGCGCCGCCGTCGACGCACAAGGTGATCTACGCGCTGCACCCGGACGGTTTCGCCGGGCACATGCTGCGCAGCGCGACGGTGTCGCGCTACTACCTCCAGGTGCCGGTGGACGACACGGTGGACAACTGGTCCGACGAGCGGGTCTGGACCGAGTTGCACAAGCGGTTCGCGCTGCACGACTCGGACTGGTCGTTGACCGAGGGCCGGATCATCGAGAAGCGCATCCTGGACATGCGCAGCCATGTGGTCGAACCGATGAACCACGGCAACCTGTACCTTCTCGGCGACGCGGCCCACATCATCACGCCGGTGGGCGCAAAGGGAATGAACCTCGCTTTGCACGACGCCGAGGTGCTGGCCGCCGCCCTCACCGCTTTCCACCGATCGGGTGACGAGACTGGACTGAACGAGTACTCGGACACCTGCCTGCGCCGGGTGTGGCGTGCCCAGGAGTTCTCGCAGTGGATGGTCTTCATGATCCACCGCTCGCCGGAGCCGTTCCTGAGCCGATTGGGCCAGGCGCGACTCGAACACCTCATCGGGTCCGGGTCGTCCGCCGGGTATTTCGCCCAAAACTACGTCGGCCCCTGAAGAGGGTCCCGCACCCCACCGCGACAACCGCCGGGGGCGGGCGATTCCGGCGAAAGAATCGTCCGCCCCCGGCGGTGGCAGCACAATTCAGGACGACGCGGCGCGGTCCTCCGCCTCGGCGCGGGAAACCTCGGCGCGCTCGGCCTCCGCCCATTTCGCCGCGGACTGCTCGTCGGCCTTGCGGCGGGCGCGCACCTCACCCGAACCCTTGCCGACGTTCAACAACCGCGCCACCTCCGCGCGCAACCCCACGAACGCGTCGGACTCGCGCGTGGTGATCTGGTCGCGCGGCGCGGGCAACCGCACCGGCAGGTCCGCCACGACGGACGCGGGCGAGCCGGAGAGCACCAGGATCCGGTCGCCCAGGTACACGCTCTCGTCGATGTCGTGGGTGACCACCAGCACCGTCGTGTCGTGCTCGGCCTTGACCTTGAGCAGCAGGTCCTCCAGCTCGAACCGGGTCTGCGCGTCGACCGACGCGAACGGCTCGTCCATCAGCAGCAGGGCCGGCCGGTAGGCCAGCGCCCGCGCGATCGCGACCCGCTGCTGCATCCCGCCGGAGAGCTGCCACGGGTACTTGCGGTGCGCCTTGGACAGTCCCACCCACTCCAGCGCCTCGGCGGCCCGCGCGCGGCGCGCGGAGCGGCCCAGCGAGCGCTTGAGCGGGAACTCGACGTTCTTCTGCACCGACAGCCACGGGAACAGCGAGCGGCTGTAGTCCTGGAACACCACGGCCAGGTCGTCGGGCACCCCCAGCACCGCGTTGCCGTGCAGGGTCACCTCGCCCCTGGTCGGGCGGACCAGGCCGGAGATGGTGCGCAGCAGCGTGGACTTGCCGCAGCCGGACGGGCCGACCACGCAGACCAGCTCACCCGGCCCCACGGTGAACGAGAGGTCGGCGATGGCGGTGTGGGCACCGTCCTTCGCCTGGTAGGTATGGCCGAGATCGGCCACGGACAACATCGCGGTCATGTCAAGCCTCCACCGTCGCGGGGGTGCGCTCCCGCTTCGGCTGCCACGACAGGGCGCGGCGCTCGAAGACCAGGAGCACGGTGTTGAGGACGTAGCCGAGGACTCCCAGGAGGACGATCCCGGCCCACATGTCGGGGAAGTCGAACTCCCGCTGGGCGACGAGGAGTTGCGACCCGATCCCGTTGTCGGTGCCGACCAGTTCCGAGACGACCATCAGGACCAGGGACAGCGACAGGCTGACCCGGAGCCCGGCGAAGATCTTGGGCGCGGCGGCCGGCAGGACGACACCGAGGACCCATTGCGCCTTGGGGATGCGGAACACCGCCGAGGTCTCGGACTTGGTCGCGTCGACGGAGCGGGCGCCGTCGACGCTGTTGAGCAGGATCGGCCACAGCACGCCGAACACGATCGTGGCGAGCTGCATCTGCGTGCCGACGCTGAAGACCAGCAGGAACACCGGCACCAGGGCCGGCGGGGGGATGGAGCGCAGGAAGGTCAACAGCGGCCCGGCGTACTGCATGGCGGCGGCGGACCGGCCGAGCGCCACGCCGAGCGAGATGCCGATCAGGGCGGCGATGCCCCACCCGGCGAGCAGCCGGCCCAGGCTCGGGAACACGTGCTCGAACACCGTGTCGGTGAGGAACAGGTGGTCCGCGGGACCGGACAGCCACAGCGTCCACGCCGATTCGGCGATCACGGTGGGACGCGGGAAGAACGGGTCGTCGGCCACCCAGGTCAGCAGTTCCCAGACCACGACGAGGCCCGCGAACACCGCCCAGCGCTGGACGAAACGGGTCATGACCGGCCTCCGGTGACCGTGCTCCACGCGACCCAGCGGCGTTGCGCGCGTTCCAGGCCCTCGTTGACCGCGAACCCGATCACACCCGCGACCACGGTCCCGGCCAGGACCAGGTCCATCCGCCCCGCGCCGCTGCGCGCGTCCATGATGAACTGCCCGAGGCCGCCACCGGAACCGCCCGCCAGCAGTTCGACGCTGACCAGCACGACCAGGCAGGTCGTGGCGGCCAACCGGATTCCGGTGAGGACGAACGGCAGCGAACTGGGCAGCGCCACCGAGAACAGCACCCGGACCCGGCCGGTGCCGAACACCCGGGCGGTCTCCACGAGCAGCGGGTCCAGCTCGTCGAGCGCGTAGATCGTGTTGAACAGGATGGGCCACACCGCCGCGTACACGGCGAGCGTGATCTTCAACTCCGGCCCGATGCCGAGGACCAGGATCGCCAGCGGGATCAGCGCCACCGACGGGATCGGCCGCAGGAACTCGACCACCGCGCGGGTCGCGTGCCGCACCGCGGGGACGCTGCCCAGCACCAGTCCCAAGGGGACGGCGATGCCGGCGGACAGTCCCACCGCGATCAGCAGCGCCAGCACGGTCGCGATCACGTCGCGTAAGAACGCCTGGTCGCCCAACAGCCGGGCTAACTCGACCCCCACCACGGAAGGTGGCGGCAGATACTCCGCGGGAACCAGCCGTGACCGGCCGAACAGCTCCCAGATGACGAGGAACCCGGCCACACCGAGCAGTCCTCGGGTGAGCGCACGCACGCGCAACGCCTACTTCCAGTTGATCAACCCCAGCCAACGCGGCTCAATCTAGAGAGTCGGCACCCATCGCGACAATGAGTGCACGACAAATCACTGTCACGAATGTTCACCGGTCCGGGCGGTGGGCCGCCGGGCCGCCGGCGCCTCCGGCGACCGGCCGGCTAGGGGCACGGCGGGCGGAACGGCAGGTCCGGGAAGTGCCCGCGCCACTCGTCGGCGGTCATCCTGGGGTGGGCGGTCGCGCAGATCCGCTCCTCGACCCGGCGGGGGTCGGTCTCGCGCAGCACGATCGACGTGCCGACCCCGGTGACCAGCGTGTGCCCGTCCGGCCCGAACGCCAGCGGGGTGCCGCCCTCCTTCCCGGACAGCACGGCGACCTCGCGCGGCGGGGCTGTCGCGGCGAGCTCGAACAGGTGCACGTCGCCGTCCGAGGCGGCGGCCGCCGCGAGCGAACCGCCCACCGCCAGCGACCGCACGTCGCCCATCAGGTCGCCGCGCACCACCGAGTCGGGCTGCCCCGGCACCTCCCGCCAGTGCACCGCCCGCCGCCGCTCGTCCACGACCACCGGGTGCCCGCCCGGTCCGACGGCCGCCCGCGAGGACGTGGTGAACCCGATCGCGCCGGGCCTGCGCGCGGGCCGGATCGGGTCGCTCACGTCCCACACCGCGATCCGACCGTCCTGGGTGGAGACCAGCAGCCGGCCGCCGGCCGGGTCGAAGGCGAACTCGGCCACGCCGGGCACCTCGTCGACGGCGGTCCGGGCGCGCGAGACGATCCCCAGCGTGGCGGTGCCGCGCAGGTCGAACCCGCCGCCGGGCGCACCGACCGCGAAGAACGCGCCGTCCGGGCTGAACCGCACGGCGGACCCGCCGGGGAACTCGCCGACCTGCTCGGGCGCGGCCGGGTTGGTGGTCCGCCAGACCCGGGCCACCTGGCCCGCCCCGATCGTGACCAGCCGGTCGCCGCCCGGACTGAGCGCGGCGGCCAGCACCGGGCCGGGGTGCCGGGTCAGCCGCCACGCGGTGCGCAGGCCGCGCGGCCCGGAGATGTCGGCCAGCCGCAGCACCCCCTCGACGTCGAGGGTGAGGGCGAGGCCGCGCCCGGCGGCGACGTCGACCGCCCGGATCCGGGTCGGCTGGCCCAGCGGCAGGTCGGCGAAGTCCATCAGCCGGGCGGTCCCGTCCAGGCCCGCGACGACCACCGCCCGCCCGCCGACGCCGAGCGCGAGCGTGTCGCCGAGCCGGCCGGTCAGGTCGGTGAGCAGCGCGGGCGCGGTCCGGTCGGTCAGGTCCCAGATCCCGCCGGTGCGGTCGTCGGCCCCGACGACCAGCGCGCGCCCGCCCTCGCCCAGCGCGAGCCGGCGGATCACGCCCGAGGCGTGGTCGACCGACGCGGTGCGCACCGGGTGCTCCAGGTCGGCGAAGTCCCACACGTCCACGCCCCGGTCCTCCCCCGCCGTGACGACCACCCGCGCGTCGGCGGCGACCGCGAACGCCGTCGCCCGGCCGTCGTGCGGGGCGAACTCGACCGGCCGGCCGGGGTCGGACAGCCGGCACAGCCGGATCCGCCCGGCGTCCTGGACCAGCAGCACGTCGTCGGTGAGGAACGCCGCGGTGTCCCACGCGGCGCCGGCCAGGCCGGGCAGCGCGCCGAGGTCCGGGCCGGGCACCGGCCGGCGCAGGTCCGCGAGGTCCCACACCACCGGTGAGCGGTGCTGGTAGCCGACCGCCAGGTAACGGCCGCCCGGCGCGAACGCGACCGAGACCGGGCTGTCGTCGACCTCGGGGTGGACCAGCCGGCCCACCTCCCGGGGGTTGCCCGGGTCGGCGACGTCCACCAGCACCGGGTGCCGGCCGGTGACCGCGAGCAGCCGGCCGTCGCGGCGGAACGCCAGGTCCCCCATGCCGGGCACGACACCGCGCCGGACCGGGCGGTGCGGGTCGGCGAAGTCCCACAGGTCGATGTCGGGGTCGGCCCCGTCGCCGACCAGGGCCAGCAGCGACCGGGCCGCGTTCACCTCGAGCCGCCGCCCCGGCGCGACGCGCGTCGAGTACGGCGTGGTGAACGCGTCGAACAGCGCGTCGCGGGTCTCAGGCAGCGGCCGCAGGCGGTGCGCGGCCAGGGTGAGCTGCAACGCGAGCGCCGGGTTCTGGTCACGCAGCCCGGCCGCCTCGCTGAGCACCTTGCGGGCCATCGCGATGTGCAGCTGCTCGGTCGCCGCCAGCTCCGCCCGCCCGGCCCGGACCGTGGACAGGCCCGCCAGCAGCAACAACACCCCGAGCACGCCGATGAGCTGCCGCAACCGCCGGGTGCGCCGGGTCTCGGCGGCGGCGACCGCCTCCTGCGCCCCGATGCTCGCGTCGAGGAACCGGGCCTCGGCCGGGGTCGGCCGGGCGGTGGGGCCCGCCGCCCACTCCCGGGCCACGGCCAGCCGCGCGCCCCGGTAGAGCGAGCCCGGCTCGCGGTCGAAGGCCTCCCACACCCGGGTCGCCTCGGTGAGCATCCGCTGCACCCGCAGCCCCGCCCGGTCCTCGGCGATCCAGTCGCGCAGCCGGGGCCAGCTCCGGATCAGCGCCTCGTGCGCCACCTCGACGGTGTCCCGGTCCAGCACCACCAGCCGGGCGTCGGCCAGCACGGCGAGCACCTCCGGGTGGTCGACCTCGTCGCGGGCCACCCGCCGCTTCACGTCCGCCGAGCCCGCGTCGACCGCCACCAACCGCAGGAACACCTGCTTGGCCAGCGCCCGCCGCGGCTCGGTCAACCCCAGGTAGACGGCTTCCGCGCTGCGCGCCACGGAGTGCTCGACCCCGCCCGCCGCCTCGTACCCGGTCAGCGTCAGCGCCATCCCGCGCCGCCGCCGCCAGGTCTCCAGCAGCGCGTGCGACACCAGCGGCAGCGCGGCCGGCTGGCCCGCCGCGTCCGACACCAGCCGGGTGACCAGCGCCGTCTCGACCTTGCAGCCGGCCGCCGCGGCCGGTTCGACGATCGCCTCGCGCAGCTCGTCGGCGGTCATCGGACCGACCAGGACGTGGCCGCCGCGCAGCGCCGCCACCAGCTCCGGGTAGCGGCCGCAGTGCCCGAGGAAGTCCGCCCGCACGCCGAGCACCACCCGGAGCCGGCTGGTCGGGGCGGCCGCGGCGGTGGTCAGGGCGGCCAGGAACGCGGTCCGCTGCGCCGGGTCCGGGCAGACCGTGAACAGCTCTTCGAGCTGGTCGACCACGAGCAGCAGGTCGTCGTCGCCGGCGACCAGCCGCTGGCGGACCCGCAGGTGCAGGTTCTGCGGGTAGGCGGTGAACTCCTCGACCAGCGACCCCGGTGGTTTCCCGGCGAACGCGGCGACGTGCACCGCCAGCTCCTCGACCGGCCGCGCGCCGGGCGTCACCACCAGCACCGGCCCGGTGGCCCGAGCCGCCAGCCCGGCCCGCAGCAGCGAGGACTTGCCCGAGCCGGACGCGCCGAACACGCCGACGAACCGGCGGTTCGCGACCAGCTCGACCAGCTCGCCCACCAGCCGGTCGCGGCCGAAGAACCGGTCGGCGTCACCCACCTGGAAGGCGGCCAACCCGGCGTACGGGGGCGCGTGCCGGTCGGTCGGGGAGGGAGCGCGGTCGCCGGCGGCGAGTTCCCGCCAGCGCTCCTCCCACCACCCGACGTCCCCGCCGCAGGCCCGCACGTAGGCGAGGGTCACCGCGAGACTGGGCCGCTTGCGGCCGTTCGCCGCCTCCGACAGCGCCGCCGCCGAGTAGTGCGCGTTGCGGCTCAACTGCCGGTAGGTCGGGCTGCCCGCCTGCTCGCGCAACTTGCGCAACTGCCCGGCGAACACGCCCAACTCGCCCGCGCCCTCGTCTAACGGGCTCTCCCGCCTGGCCATCGCCGCCCCCTCGTCACCGGGGGCCGATTGTTCAGAGAAGCCTGTTCAGCGTCCACGCCCCGACACTGAACAACCCGGGTGCCGTAGCAATGGACGTGGTCGGAGGGGGTACGACCAGGGGGAGGGTGGAGGCGCCCGGACCAGGCGCCCGGTCCGGGCGCCTCCACCGCGACGACTACATGCCGACGGCTTTGTACAGCGAGCCGACTTCCTGGCGGTTGAGCACCCGCATCGAGCCGGGGCGCTGGTTGCCCAGCTGCACCTCGCCCACCGCGGTGCGCACCAGGTGCTCGACCGGGTGGCCGACCGCTTCGAGCAGCCGGCGCACGATGTGCTTGCGGCCCTCGTGGATCACGACCTGGACCAGCGCCCGGCCGGGCGCGGAGGAGATCAGCTTGAACGAGTCGACCGTGACCGGGCCGTCCTCCAGCTCGATGCCCGCGCGCAACCGCTTGCCGACGTCCTTGGCGACCGGCCCCGGCACCTCGGCCAGGTAGGTCTTGGACACCCCGTACGACGGGTGCATCAGGCGGTGCGCCAGGTCGCCGTCGTTGGTCAGCAGCAGCAGGCCCTCGGTGTCGGCGTCGAGCCGGCCGACGTGGAAGAGCCGCTCCTTGCGGTTGGCCAGGTAGTCGCCGACGCACGGGCGGTGCGTCTCGTCGTGCATCGTGGACAGCACGCCGCGCGGCTTGTTCAGCACGAGCGTGACCACGTCGTCCTTCAGCACCACGCGCACGCCGTCGACGTGCACGACCGCCTTGTCCGGGTCGATCCGGCGGCCCTGCTCGCGGACCACCTCGCCGTCGACCTGGACGCGGCCCAGGTCGATCAGCTCCTCGGCCACACGTCGAGAGGCGATGCCCGCCTTGGCGAGCACCTTCTGGAGCCGAATCCCTTCGGGTCCCTGGTCAGACATCGTCGATCGCATCCACTTCGGGCAACAGGGGGGCGATCGGCGGCAGGTCGTCGAGCGACGACAGCCCCAACCGCTCCAGGAACAGTTCGGTAGTGCGGTACAGGAGACCGCCCGTGTCGGTGTCGGTGCCCGTCTCGGCGATGAGCCCGCGCGCGACCAGCGTGCGGATCACCCCGTCGACGTTCACCCCGCGCACCGCCGCGATCCGGGCCCGGGTCACGGGCTGCCGGTAGGCGATGACGGCGAGGGTCTCCAAGGCGGCTCGGGTGAGCTTGGCCCGCTGCCCGTCGAGCAGCAGCTTCTCCACGAACGGCGCGAAGCGGTCCCGCGTGTAGAACCGCCAGCCGTCGCCGATTCTACGCAGGTCGATACCGCTGCGCTGGTCGGTGTACCGCGCGGCCATCGCGTGCAGGGCCCTGGTGACGCGCTTCACCGGCTGCTCGAACACGCCGGCGAGCTGCTTCTCGTCGATCGGGGTGTCCACGACGAGCAGCACGGACTCCAGCGCGCCCTCGAACTCCCGGTCGTCGGTGAGGTCCGGCAACCCCTCGACCGCCTCCGCCGCCGGGTCCGGCTCCGCGACCGGGTCCGCGTCGACCGGCGCGGGGAACAGCCCGTCGTCGGCCACGGGCTGATCCGCGGTGGTCTGGCCTGCGGTGGTCTGGCCTGCGGTGGTCTGGCCTGCGGTGGTCTGGCCTGCGGTGGTCTGGCCTGCGGTGGTCTGGTCGGCCGCGGTTCCCGGCTCGGTCACCCGTACTCCTCGTCCTCGTCCCGGGCCTGCGCCCCGGCGTCCTCGACCTCGCCGCCGACCCACGTGATCCGCAGCTCGCCCAGCGGGTCGGGCTGGTCGAAGGCCAGCGCCCGCTCCCGGTACAGCTCCAGCAGCGCGAGGAACCGGGCCACGACCTCCATCGTCTCGGTGCACTCCGCCACCACCTCGGCGAAGGTCATGGTGCCGCGCTCGGCGAGCAGCCCGCGCAGCAGCCCGGCGTGCTCGCGCACCGAGATCCGGTGCTGGTGGACGTGCGAGGTGGACACCGTGCGCACCGGTCGGGGCCGGAACACCACCGCGGCGATCTCGCTGAAGCGCCGCGCGTCCACCCCGAGCATCACCTCGGGCAGCAGCCCCTCGTAGCGCACCTCCAGCGCCACCGACCGGGGGTAGCGCCGGTACGCGCCCTGCTCCAGCTCCCCGAACAGCGCCGCGACCTGCTTGTACGCCCGGTACTGGAGCAGCCGCGCGAACAGCAGGTCGCGCGCTTCCAGCAGGGCCAGGTCCTCTTCGTCCTCGACGTCGCCCGCGGGCAGCAGCCGGGCCGCCTTGAGGTCGAGCAGGGTGGCCGCGATGACCAGGAACTCGGTCGTCTCGTCCAGGTCCCAGCCGTCGCCCAGCGCCCGGATGTAGGCGATGAAGTCGTCGGTGACCTGGTGCAGCGCCACCTCGGTGACGTCCAGCGTGTGCTGCGAGATCAGCTGCAGCAGCAGGTCGAACGGGCCCTCGAAGTTGGTCAGCTTGACCTTGAAGCGACCGTCCGCGACGGGGTCGTCGGCGGGGGGCCCGGCGGCGGCCGGGGCGTCGGGTGGAGCGCCGCTCACCGCTCGCGCAACCTACGGACCAGCAACGAGTCCTCGCCGAGCTCTTCGAGGTCGTCGAGCACTATCGCGATGGCCTCGCGGACCACCCGACCCCGGTCGACGGCCAGGCCGTGCTCGCCGCGCAGCTCCAGCCGGGCGCGCTCCAGGGCGAGCAGCTCCTCGTCCGAGACGTACACGGTGATCTTGGTCGAGTGCTTCTGCCGGCCGGTGCCCCGGCGCGGGGCCTGCTCCTCCTCGGTGGGCTGCGCGGGCACCGCGTCGAACACCGCGGGACTGGTGAGGCGGAACAGCTCGGACGCGCCCGGCAGCGAGGGGCGACGGGTCACCGGGCGATCACCTCGCGCGCCAGCGCGCGGTAGGCCTTCGCGCCCGCCGAGCGGGGCGCCCACCGGGTGATCGGCTCGCCGGCGACGGTCGTCTCCGGGAACCGGACGGTGCGGTTGATCACCGTGTCGAACACCACCTCGCCGAACGCCTCGACCACGCGCGCCATCACCTCGCGGGAGTGCAGGGTGCGCGGGTCGTACATGGTGGCGAGGATTCCGGTGATCTCGAGCTTCGGGTTCAACCGCTCCCTGACCTTCTCGATGGTGTCTATCAGCAGCGCGACGCCGCGCAGGCTGAAGAACTCGCACTCCAGCGGGATGAGGACGCCGTCGGCCGCCGCCAGCGCGTTGACCGTGAGCAGCCCGAGCGAGGGCTGGCAGTCGACCAGCACGTAGTCGTAGTGGTCGATGACCGGGCGCAGGGTGCGGACCAGGGTGTGCTCGCGGCCCACCTCCGACACCAGCTGGATCTCCGCCGCCGACAGGTCGATGTTGCTGGGCAGCAGGTCCATGCCCTCGACGTGGGTCTGCATGATCACGTCGCGGACCGTCACGTCGCGTTCCATGATCACGTTGTAGATGGTCTGGTCGAGCTGGTGCGGGTGCACGCCCAGGCCCACCGACAGCGCGCCCTGCGGGTCGAAGTCGACCAGCAGCACGCGGCGGCCGTACTCGCTCAGCGCCGCGCCCAGGTTGATCGTGGACGTGGTCTTGCCGACCCCGCCCTTCTGGTTGCAGATGGCCAGGATCTTGGCCGGCCCGTGGTGGGCGATCAGCGGCGGTTCGGACACGACGCGCAAGGGTCGCCCGGTGGGGCCTATCTCGCCCGCCGACTGCTCCGCGGCGTCCTCGTCGGCCGGCGCGGCGTGCGGGGCGAGGCTCAGTTCGACCGACGCCCTGGGCACACCGGACGGTGGCGTGGGCGGCGGAGGGCCGCCCCACGGGCCCGCGTGTTCCGGTGTCGACATCGCCTTCCCGATTCCTAGTCCTCTGCCTGGGCGCAGCCTAGGCACACCGCCGGGACCCGGCAACGCGCCTCGCCGCAGCACGGACGAGCAGTTCTCAACGCACGGCGGTGGTCCGATCGGCGGCCCGGAGCACCACGTCGAGCAGCCCGGGGAACAGCGCGTCCAGGTCTTCGCGGCGCAGCGACACCCACCGCTGGTTCCCGCACGCCCTGGTCCGGGTGACGCCCGCCTCGCGCAGCACCCGCAGGTGCTGGGACAGCGTCGACTTGGCGACGTCCACGGCGAGCGCGCCGCAGCAGCGCTCCCCGTCGGCCTCGATCTGGAGGACGACGGCCAGCCGGGTCGGGTCGCTCAGCGCGTGCAGCACCGCGCAGAGGTCGATGTCGGCGGCCTGCGGCTCGTCGATGGTGGGCACCGGCACGGCTCCTCCAGCTTGTCGCGTCCGGGGTGGGGCTTGTGTTCTACGTGGTCGGCTGCGGGATGTCACCCCCTGCACACATCACCCGAAAGGCTGACGTCCGAGTGGGTTGCCCCACAGTACCCGTGGGGGTCTCATGTTCCACCGGTCGCGCGGGGGTGCGCGGTCGCGTAGACCTCGCGCAGGGTGGTGACCGTGACCAGGGTGTAGACCTGGGTGGTGGTCACCGAGGCGTGGCCCAGCAGCTCCTGCACCACCCGCACGTCCGCGCCGCCCTCCAGCAGGTGGGTGGCGAACGAGTGGCGCAGGGTGTGCGGCGAGACCTCGGCGGTGATGCCCGCCCGTCGCGCCGCCGTCTTGAGCACCTGCCACGCCGTCTGCCGGGACAGCCGGCCGCCCCGGGCGTTGAGGAACAGCGCCGGCGTGCCGCGCTTGACCAGGCCCGGCCGGGCCCGCACCAGGTAGGCCTCCAGCGCGGCCAGCGCCGGGCGGCCCACCGGCACCAGCCGCTGCTTGCCGCCCTTGCCGTCGAGCAGCACGGTCCGCTCGGTGGTGTCCACGTCGTCCACGTCCAGCCCCACCACCTCGGAGATCCGCGCGCCGCTGGAGTACAGCAGTTCCAGCAGGGCCCGGTCGCGCGGTGTGCCGGGCACGTCCAGCAGCCGCAGCACGTCGTCCACCGGCAGCGCCTTGGGCAGCCGGCGCGGCGGCGTTGGTGGGCGCACGGCCCGCGCCGGGTCGTCCGGCACGAGACCTTCCAGGTGTGCGAATTTGTGCAGCCCGCGCACCGCGACCAGGGTGCGCGCGGCCGACGACTCGGCCAGCCCCGCCTCGCGCAGGCTCGCCAGGAAGTCCCCCACCAGTGCCTCGGTCACCCCGGCGAGCCGGTCCACGCCGCGCGCGTCGAGGTGCTCGGCGTAGCGGCGCAGGTCGCGGGTGTAGGAGTCGAGCGTGTTGCGGGACGTGCCGCGCTCCACCGCCAGGTGGTCGAGGAAGGCCGTGATCGCGTCCCGCGCGGTCGGGTCGCTCACAGCTGCGCCAGCGGCACGTGCGGCAGGTTGTGCGCCCTGGCGACCTCGGCCTGCACGATCGAGCCGCGCACCGCGTTCACGCCCTTGGCCAGCGCCGGGTCGTCCGCCACGGCCTGCCGGAAACCCTTGTCCGCCAGTGCGGTCACATACGGCAGTGTGACGTTCGCGAGCGCCCACGTCGAGGTGTGCGGCACCGCGCCGGGCATGTTGGCCACGCAGTAGAACAGCGAGCCGTGCACCCGGAAGGTCGGGTCGTCGTGCGTGGTCGGGCGCGAGTCGGCGAAGCAGCCGCCCTGGTCGATCGCGATGTCGACCAGGACCGAGCCCGGCCGCATGGTCGACACCAGGTGGTTGTCCACCAGCCGGGGCGCCTTCGCACCGGGCACCAGCACCGCGCCGATCACCAGGTCGGCCCACCGGCACGCCTGCTCCACCTCGTAGGCGTTGCTGGCGACGGTCTGCAGGTGGCCGCGGTAGGTGAAGTCGATCTGCCGCAGCCGGTTGACGTTGGTGTCGAGCACCACCACCTCGGCCTGAAGCCCGAGCGCGATCGCGGCGGCGTTCATCCCGGCCACGCCCGCGCCCAGCACCGCGACCTTGCCCGCCGGGACGCCCGGCACACCGCCGAGCAGCACGCCCCGGCCGCCCTGGTTGCGCTCCAGGCAGTGCGCGCCGACCTGCGCGGCCATCCGCCCGGCGACCTCGCTCATCGGGGCGAGCAGCGGCAGCGACCCGTCCGGCAGCTGCACGGTCTCGTAGGCGATCGCATCGATACCGGAGGCGACG is a window of Saccharothrix espanaensis DSM 44229 DNA encoding:
- a CDS encoding ParA family protein, with product MSTPEHAGPWGGPPPPTPPSGVPRASVELSLAPHAAPADEDAAEQSAGEIGPTGRPLRVVSEPPLIAHHGPAKILAICNQKGGVGKTTSTINLGAALSEYGRRVLLVDFDPQGALSVGLGVHPHQLDQTIYNVIMERDVTVRDVIMQTHVEGMDLLPSNIDLSAAEIQLVSEVGREHTLVRTLRPVIDHYDYVLVDCQPSLGLLTVNALAAADGVLIPLECEFFSLRGVALLIDTIEKVRERLNPKLEITGILATMYDPRTLHSREVMARVVEAFGEVVFDTVINRTVRFPETTVAGEPITRWAPRSAGAKAYRALAREVIAR
- a CDS encoding ArsR/SmtB family transcription factor — encoded protein: MPTIDEPQAADIDLCAVLHALSDPTRLAVVLQIEADGERCCGALAVDVAKSTLSQHLRVLREAGVTRTRACGNQRWVSLRREDLDALFPGLLDVVLRAADRTTAVR
- the xerD gene encoding site-specific tyrosine recombinase XerD, with amino-acid sequence MSDPTARDAITAFLDHLAVERGTSRNTLDSYTRDLRRYAEHLDARGVDRLAGVTEALVGDFLASLREAGLAESSAARTLVAVRGLHKFAHLEGLVPDDPARAVRPPTPPRRLPKALPVDDVLRLLDVPGTPRDRALLELLYSSGARISEVVGLDVDDVDTTERTVLLDGKGGKQRLVPVGRPALAALEAYLVRARPGLVKRGTPALFLNARGGRLSRQTAWQVLKTAARRAGITAEVSPHTLRHSFATHLLEGGADVRVVQELLGHASVTTTQVYTLVTVTTLREVYATAHPRATGGT
- the ald gene encoding alanine dehydrogenase; translated protein: MLVGIPRERKNQEHRVAITPAGVVELARRGHGVLVESGAGDGSAIPDAEFAAAGARVAPTADDVWADAELVLKVKEPVAEEYHRMRPGQTLFTYLHLAADADCTRAVVASGIDAIAYETVQLPDGSLPLLAPMSEVAGRMAAQVGAHCLERNQGGRGVLLGGVPGVPAGKVAVLGAGVAGMNAAAIALGLQAEVVVLDTNVNRLRQIDFTYRGHLQTVASNAYEVEQACRWADLVIGAVLVPGAKAPRLVDNHLVSTMRPGSVLVDIAIDQGGCFADSRPTTHDDPTFRVHGSLFYCVANMPGAVPHTSTWALANVTLPYVTALADKGFRQAVADDPALAKGVNAVRGSIVQAEVARAHNLPHVPLAQL